The Vicia villosa cultivar HV-30 ecotype Madison, WI linkage group LG1, Vvil1.0, whole genome shotgun sequence genome includes a region encoding these proteins:
- the LOC131625662 gene encoding uncharacterized protein LOC131625662: MRFRLALSSNFQIDAVMSSEKEALSSKEKRRLSCTAHFDALWFCYFCVFNVCSPSSIHQMQQYYRLGVLDNCSGKWKAMVDCLMLKTKPTSQLQEILEAQEKSNPHIWNFRTRYEASKYWQERYGHLDRPE; the protein is encoded by the exons ATGAGATTCAGATTAGCCTTAAGCTCCAATTTTCAGATAGATGCAGTTATGTCGTCAGAGAAGGAAGCCTTAAGCTCCAAAGAGAAACGCAGGCTATCATGCACTGCTCACTTTGATGCCCTCTGGTTCTGCTACT TTTGTGTGTTTAATGTGTGCAGCCCCAGTTCAATTCATCAAATGCAGCAGTATTACAGACTTGGTGTTCTTGATAACTGCTCTGGTAAATGGAAAGCAATGGTTGACTGCTTAATGCTCAAGACCAAACCCACTTCTCAACTCCAG GAAATCCTCGAAGCTCAAGAGAAATCAAACCCACACATATGGAATTTCAGAACACGATATGAAGCTTCAAAATACTGGCAAGAACGATATGGTCATTTAGACAGACCTGAATGA
- the LOC131645151 gene encoding cell division control protein 48 homolog C-like: protein MRLKKNNMGRRNGGGGGGGGGGRSLQFALRRRVELCKSKYKTAEEIVDHLRSNYPDYHRTKSQTLVRFVEDALQHSNNTPTRKHNPINNADDDDEEDENENRSASRKRRKESKDESEDRLQKMEALHIKARMSKQVPSTSSSSDSASASDDDEEGAVSTSEDGIYSEKVEPAFDLMKDMLRHSYTGATKSKSVSEVEEKEKEKNVELDIGNSSKATITVNVDGGKSKSTATEGKHSKGSVSNTGGGGEVEVKGKEGPTFKDLGGMKAILEELMMDIVSLCNPQLPRHLGVRPVTGILLHGPPGCGKTRLAHAIANETGLPFHHISATEVVSGVSGASEEYIRELFDKAKRTAPSIVFIDEIDAIASKRENLQREMEKRIVTQLMTSMDEPESSEEPRGYVLVIGATNRPDSLDPALRRPGRFDREFLVGVPDESARVEILSVVTRNLKLDGSFDLHKIARSTPGFVGADLTALANKAGNLAMKRILNERKRELSQDITDEDTQEWWKEPWLPEEINKLAIKMSDFEEAAKMVQPSARREGFSSIPNVKWEDVGGLDLLRHEFDRYIVKRIKYPELYEGIGMNLESGFLLYGPPGCGKTLIAKAVANEAGANFIHIKGPELLNKYVGESELAVRTLFSRARTCAPCVLFFDEVDALTTERGKEGGWVIERLLNQLLIELDGAENRRGVFVIGATNRPEVMDRALLRPGRFGKLLYVPLPSSDDRVLILKALARNKPIDSSVDLSAIGRMESCENLSGADLAQLMGEAVMAALDEKLSSTETTSLIIKASHFELALSKASPSVSDKQRQYYERLSKSLRAA from the exons ATGAGATTGAAGAAGAACAACATGGGAAGAAGAAACGGTGGCGGCGGTGGCGGTGGCGGTGGAGGAAGATCTCTGCAATTCGCTCTTCGCCGTCGAGTTGAACTCTGCAAATCAAAGTACAAAACCGCCGAAGAAATCGTCGATCATCTTCGCTCCAATTACCCTGATTACCACCGAACTAAGTCTCAAACCCTAGTTCGATTCGTTGAAGACGCTCTTCAACATTCCAACAATACTCCCACACGGAAGCACAATCCAATCAACAATGCCGATGACGATGATGAGGAAGATGAGAATGAGAATCGAAGCGCTTCTCGAAAGAGACGTAAGGAAAGTAAGGATGAATCTGAAGATAGATTGCAAAAGATGGAAGCGCTTCACATTAAAGCACGGATGAGTAAACAGGTTCCATCAACTTCCTCTTCCTCCGATTCTGCTTCGGCTagcgatgatgatgaagaaggagcaGTTTCGACTTCGGAGGACGGGATTTACAGCGAGAAAGTTGAACCTGCTTTTGACTTGATGAAGGATATGCTGCGACATTCCTATACTGGAGCAACAAAATCAAAGTCAGTATCCGAggtggaagaaaaagaaaaagaaaagaatgtggAATTGGATATTGGTAATTCGAGTAAGGCTACTATTACTGTCAATGTGGATGGTGGTAAATCAAAATCGACAGCGACAGAAGGGAAACACTCGAAGGGTTCGGTTTCGAATACCGGTGGTGGTGGTGAGGTTGAGGTGAAAGGGAAAGAGGGGCCGACGTTTAAGGATTTGGGTGGGATGAAGGCTATTTTAGAGGAGTTAATGATGGATATTGTGTCGTTGTGTAATCCTCAGTTGCCTAGACATTTAGGGGTGAGACCAGTTACTGGAATTTTGTTGCATGGACCACCTGGTTGTGGAAAGACTAGACTTGCTCATGCTATAGCGAATGAAACTGGTCTTCCTTTTCATCATATTTCTGCTACGGAGGTGGTTTCTGGAGTCTCAG GTGCATCTGAAGAATATATTAGAGAGCTTTTTGATAAAGCAAAAAGGACTGCTCCATCAATTGTCTTTATTGATGAGATTGATGCAATTGCTTCAAAAAGAGAGAATTTACAGCGTGAGATGGAGAAACGAATTGTGACCCAGTTAATGACTTCCATGGATGAACCAGAGAGTTCTGAGGAACCTCGTGGCTATGTTCTTGTAATTGGGGCCACAAATAGACCTGATTCTCTTGACCCTGCTCTCAGACGGCCTGGTCGGTTTGATCGTGAGTTTCTTGTTGGTGTTCCGGATGAATCTGCCAGGGTGGAGATCCTTTCCGTGGTTACACGCAATCTTAAACTTGATGGTTCGTTTGATCTGCACAAAATAGCCAGGTCCACGCCAGGATTTGTCGGTGCTGATTTGACTGCTTTGGCTAACAAAGCTGGTAATTTAGCAATGAAGAGGATACTTAATGAAAGGAAGCGTGAATTATCTCAAGATATCACAGATGAGGATACTCAAGAATGGTGGAAAGAACCTTGGTTGCCTGAAGAAATAAATAAGCTTGCTATCAAAATGTCTGATTTTGAG GAAGCAGCCAAAATGGTGCAGCCTTCAGCAAGAAGAGAAGGGTTCTCTTCCATTCCTAATGTTAAATGGGAAGATGTTGGCGGGCTTGATTTATTAAGGCATGAGTTTGATCGCTATATTGTAAAGCGTATTAAATATCCTGAGTTGTATGAG GGAATTGGGATGAATCTCGAGTCTGGATTTTTACTATATGGACCTCCAGGATGTGGTAAAACACTTATTGCCAAGGCTGTTGCCAATGAGGCGGGAGCTAATTTCATTCATATTAAG GGACCCGAACTTCTAAATAAGTATGTCGGGGAAAGCGAGCTTGCAGTGCGGACATTGTTTAGTCGTGCAAGGACTTGTGCACCATGTGTACTATTTTTTGATGAG GTTGATGCTCTGACTACCGAACGCGGTAAAGAAGGTGGATGGGTTATTGAAAGACTATTGAACCAG TTGCTTATTGAGTTAGATGGTGCTGAGAATCGGAGAGGTGTATTTGTGATTGGTGCAACAAATAG GCCCGAGGTGATGGACCGTGCTCTCTTGCGGCCTGGTAGATTCGGTAAACTGCTTTATGTTCCTCTTCCAAGCTCAGATGACCGTGTTTTGATATTGAAAGCTCTTGCAAGGAATAAACCTATTGATTCTAGTGTGGATTTGAGTGCCATTGGAAGAATGGAATCATGTGAAAACCTTAGTGGTGCCGATCTTGCCCAATTG ATGGGTGAAGCAGTAATGGCTGCCCTTGATGAGAAATTGAGCTCAACTGAGACAACCTCATTGATCATTAAGGCAAGTCATTTTGAGCTAGCACTAAGTAAAGCTTCTCCGTCTGTGTCGGACAAG CAAAGACAGTACTATGAGCGTTTGTCAAAGAGCCTAAGAGCAGCATGA